Proteins from a single region of Flavobacterium sp. K5-23:
- a CDS encoding mechanosensitive ion channel family protein encodes MNFLENFTKEVIGTGILLFLVISLRIIVSKLVRRFAKSTHIIEHRTNLVVKYIHLLITILALISLIIIWGVQTKDIFITVSSISTVVGVAMFAQWSILSNITSGIILFFSFPFKIGDVIRIHDKDFPIEAEIEDIRAFHVSLITKDGETIIYPNNLLFQKGISILKIHFDDKEFID; translated from the coding sequence ATGAACTTTTTAGAAAATTTTACAAAAGAGGTAATAGGAACTGGAATACTACTGTTTTTAGTTATTTCATTGAGAATTATTGTTTCAAAATTAGTAAGACGATTTGCAAAATCAACTCATATCATTGAGCACCGTACAAATCTGGTTGTAAAATACATCCATTTATTAATTACAATTCTAGCTTTAATTTCTTTAATAATCATCTGGGGAGTACAGACTAAAGATATTTTTATCACTGTTTCTTCAATTTCCACAGTAGTAGGTGTAGCGATGTTTGCCCAATGGTCCATACTGAGTAACATTACTTCTGGGATTATCCTGTTTTTTTCTTTTCCCTTTAAAATTGGGGATGTCATCCGTATTCATGACAAAGATTTCCCTATTGAAGCAGAAATTGAAGATATACGAGCTTTCCATGTTTCATTAATAACAAAGGATGGAGAAACGATTATTTACCCTAATAATCTTCTTTTCCAAAAAGGGATTTCTATCCTGAAAATTCATTTTGATGATAAAGAATTTATTGACTAG
- a CDS encoding Maf-like protein, with protein MLKNKLKQYKLILASGSPRRQQFFKDLDLDFEIRLKEIEEIFPSELKGAEITNYLAILKASAFEGELQDNEILVTSDTIVWFNDKALGKPKDEQNAFEILKSLSNATHDVITSVCFKTNTKTDLLCETTKVTFNELSDEAILYYIENYKPFDKAGAYGIQEWIGFIGVAKIEGSYANVMGMPVDKVYEYLSKLA; from the coding sequence ATGCTTAAAAATAAATTAAAACAATACAAACTTATCTTGGCTTCAGGATCACCAAGAAGACAACAATTCTTTAAGGATCTAGACTTGGATTTTGAAATTCGACTAAAAGAAATCGAGGAAATTTTCCCCTCAGAATTAAAAGGAGCAGAAATCACGAACTATCTGGCTATATTGAAAGCAAGTGCTTTTGAAGGGGAATTGCAAGACAATGAAATCCTTGTCACTAGTGACACTATAGTTTGGTTTAATGATAAAGCATTGGGTAAACCAAAAGATGAACAAAATGCTTTTGAAATATTAAAATCATTATCGAATGCTACTCACGATGTAATCACATCCGTTTGTTTTAAAACCAATACAAAAACAGACCTTTTATGTGAAACGACCAAAGTTACTTTTAACGAATTAAGTGATGAAGCCATCTTATATTACATTGAAAACTACAAACCATTTGATAAAGCGGGAGCTTATGGTATTCAAGAATGGATAGGTTTTATAGGTGTTGCTAAAATTGAAGGCTCTTATGCAAATGTTATGGGGATGCCTGTGGATAAAGTATACGAATATTTGAGTAAATTAGCTTAA
- a CDS encoding AI-2E family transporter, with the protein MGNTIKYPFYIRLSFTLISLISITYIFHLGKNVLIPILMAFLIAVLLLPINNFFNTKLRFPNALAVTITVLLFVLLIMGILAFISYEISDIASDFVKIRKNINMFITDIHRYIRTNFKISIWEQRKYIEDVAQDSVKKGKETIGTTLISVTDTILNITLIPIYTFLILLYKTHFIVFLSKLFRKEYHPKLQEILAQIKVSVQSYISGLIIEMIAVSVLTSIGLYLIGVQYAILLGIITGILNLIPYLGILLAGILTILSSLTGTPDISIILGVIGVNFVVQVIDNNVLVPMIINTKVKINAFVSIIGIIIGGGIAGTAGMFLAIPILAILKIIFDRIDSLEPWGYLMSDNLPKNYIWNAKEKPNQIIESTTENLQNDIENNTT; encoded by the coding sequence ATGGGCAATACAATAAAATATCCTTTTTATATCAGGCTTTCTTTTACTTTGATAAGTTTAATTAGTATTACTTATATTTTCCATTTAGGTAAAAATGTACTGATACCTATTCTAATGGCATTTCTAATTGCTGTTTTATTATTACCAATCAACAACTTTTTTAATACAAAATTGCGTTTTCCAAATGCTTTGGCTGTTACAATAACTGTTCTCCTTTTTGTATTATTAATAATGGGGATTCTTGCATTTATATCCTATGAAATAAGTGATATTGCTTCAGATTTTGTAAAAATCAGAAAAAACATTAATATGTTCATCACTGATATTCATAGATATATTAGAACAAACTTTAAAATTAGTATTTGGGAGCAAAGAAAATATATTGAGGATGTGGCTCAGGACTCCGTAAAGAAAGGAAAAGAAACAATTGGGACTACTTTAATCTCAGTAACAGACACTATTTTAAACATTACGTTAATACCTATATATACTTTTCTAATTCTTTTATACAAAACACATTTCATAGTCTTTTTATCAAAACTATTCAGAAAAGAATATCATCCGAAATTGCAAGAAATTTTAGCTCAAATCAAGGTATCAGTACAAAGTTATATTTCTGGTTTGATTATAGAAATGATCGCCGTTTCAGTTTTAACAAGCATAGGTCTTTATTTAATAGGTGTTCAATACGCTATTTTATTAGGTATCATAACAGGGATACTAAATTTGATTCCCTATTTAGGTATTTTACTTGCCGGTATTTTAACCATTTTATCCTCATTGACTGGTACTCCAGATATATCAATAATCCTTGGAGTAATTGGAGTTAATTTCGTTGTACAAGTGATAGACAATAATGTACTTGTACCTATGATTATAAATACAAAAGTCAAAATAAACGCTTTTGTTTCCATAATTGGAATTATCATTGGTGGAGGTATTGCTGGGACTGCAGGAATGTTTTTAGCAATTCCTATATTAGCGATTCTAAAAATTATTTTTGATAGAATAGATTCTTTAGAACCTTGGGGTTATTTAATGAGTGATAATTTACCCAAAAATTACATTTGGAATGCAAAAGAGAAACCAAACCAAATTATAGAATCCACTACTGAGAATTTACAAAACGATATAGAAAACAATACAACTTAA
- a CDS encoding ThiF family adenylyltransferase, producing MAEWTERAELLFKAEGLQKLQNANVLVVGLGGVGSFAAEFLARAGVGTMTIVDGDTVDITNINRQLPALHSTVGQPKVAVVGDRLMDINPELKLTRIQEFLSPERAFEVVSEEFDYVLDCIDSVTPKLNLIIAAKRKRVKIISSMGAGGKMEASKVKVADINNTVNCYFAKTIRRRLKEHKIDKLKVVFSSEIQDDSSLKMTDGSNYKKSFYGTNSYMPGLFGLYAAETVIRYLLKKE from the coding sequence ATGGCAGAATGGACAGAGAGAGCGGAGCTTTTATTTAAAGCCGAGGGTTTACAAAAATTGCAAAATGCTAATGTATTGGTTGTTGGTTTGGGAGGAGTTGGTTCTTTTGCAGCTGAATTTTTAGCCAGAGCGGGAGTAGGAACAATGACCATCGTTGACGGAGACACGGTAGATATTACAAATATAAACAGACAATTACCTGCTTTACATTCGACAGTAGGCCAACCCAAAGTTGCCGTTGTAGGAGATCGATTAATGGATATCAATCCGGAATTGAAACTGACTCGTATCCAAGAATTTCTTTCTCCAGAGCGTGCTTTTGAAGTGGTTTCTGAAGAATTTGATTATGTGCTGGACTGTATCGACAGTGTTACACCAAAATTGAATTTGATTATTGCTGCCAAAAGGAAAAGAGTCAAAATCATTTCGAGTATGGGTGCCGGTGGAAAAATGGAAGCTTCTAAAGTTAAAGTTGCTGATATCAACAATACAGTGAATTGTTACTTTGCAAAAACAATCAGAAGAAGATTGAAGGAACATAAAATCGATAAGTTGAAAGTTGTTTTTTCTTCAGAGATTCAGGATGATAGCAGTTTAAAAATGACTGATGGTTCGAATTATAAAAAATCATTTTACGGTACAAACAGTTATATGCCAGGATTATTTGGATTGTACGCTGCGGAAACCGTGATCAGATACCTATTAAAGAAAGAATAA
- a CDS encoding HAD family phosphatase translates to MKQTVIFDMDGVIVDTEPVHRFAYFQHFDELDIVITEQMFTSFTGNSTRNVFQRVKEMFNLDHEVEDLIQRKRAIFNDAFDYKEDLELLEGVENLIKDLHHNNVQMILASSASKVTIERVFKRFGLHQYFTHIVSGEDFPKSKPHPAIFEHAASLSIAPKESCIVIEDSTNGVKAAKAAGIYCVGYNSVHSKLQDLSEADVVVNHFNELNFDKVSKL, encoded by the coding sequence ATGAAACAGACAGTAATTTTCGATATGGACGGGGTAATAGTAGATACGGAACCAGTACACCGTTTTGCCTATTTTCAACATTTTGACGAGTTGGATATCGTAATAACCGAACAAATGTTTACTTCCTTTACGGGAAACTCAACTCGGAATGTATTTCAAAGAGTGAAGGAGATGTTTAATTTAGATCACGAAGTTGAGGATTTAATTCAAAGAAAAAGAGCCATTTTTAATGATGCTTTCGATTATAAGGAAGATCTGGAATTACTGGAAGGAGTTGAAAATTTAATCAAGGATTTGCATCATAATAATGTTCAGATGATACTGGCTTCTTCGGCTTCAAAAGTAACAATAGAACGCGTTTTCAAACGTTTTGGTTTACACCAATATTTTACTCATATAGTAAGTGGAGAAGATTTTCCTAAATCTAAACCACACCCAGCCATTTTTGAACACGCAGCTTCCTTATCAATTGCTCCAAAGGAAAGTTGTATTGTGATTGAAGACAGCACTAATGGTGTGAAAGCGGCAAAGGCAGCAGGAATCTATTGTGTGGGTTATAATAGCGTGCATTCAAAGTTGCAAGATTTATCAGAAGCGGATGTTGTCGTTAATCATTTTAACGAACTTAATTTTGACAAAGTTTCTAAACTCTAA
- a CDS encoding TatD family hydrolase, with amino-acid sequence MQFFNCHTHQHTNREDVLELVNQYPQEFDAAIPFYSIGIHPWHIVKERLESDLLIIESKLKEDNCMAVGECGLDKRIEIPMELQQQVFEKQLALAQQYNKPVVIHCVAAFQEVIAIKKQMNISVPMIIHGYSKSLQQAQQLIDNGFYLSFGKYLLRNPDLETVFKSIPDNRFFLETDTIEETIKDVYTLAAMYKHWSIERLQKQINRNYEDVFKK; translated from the coding sequence ATGCAATTCTTTAATTGTCATACACATCAACATACGAATAGGGAAGACGTATTAGAATTAGTCAATCAATATCCTCAGGAATTTGATGCTGCCATTCCGTTTTATTCCATTGGAATCCATCCTTGGCACATAGTAAAAGAGCGTTTAGAATCTGATTTGCTTATTATCGAAAGTAAATTAAAAGAGGATAACTGCATGGCTGTTGGGGAGTGCGGTTTAGACAAACGTATTGAAATCCCAATGGAGTTGCAACAGCAGGTTTTTGAAAAACAATTGGCATTAGCCCAGCAATACAATAAACCTGTGGTTATTCATTGTGTGGCTGCTTTTCAGGAAGTGATAGCCATTAAAAAGCAAATGAATATTTCAGTTCCAATGATTATTCACGGCTATTCGAAAAGCTTACAGCAAGCCCAACAATTGATAGATAATGGATTTTATCTTTCTTTTGGAAAATATTTACTGCGGAATCCAGATTTAGAAACCGTTTTTAAAAGCATTCCCGATAATCGTTTTTTCTTGGAAACTGATACTATCGAAGAAACAATAAAAGATGTGTACACATTGGCGGCAATGTATAAACATTGGAGTATTGAAAGATTGCAAAAACAAATAAACAGGAATTACGAAGACGTTTTCAAAAAATAA
- a CDS encoding DUF2911 domain-containing protein, producing MKKILIVLAIIIVQFTIEAQVKTPQGSPKSTLNQIVGLTDVEVVYSRPSARGRAVFGNLVPFGKVWRSGANENTTVSFSDDVIIDGKTLKKGKYALYTIPNIQSWEIIFYKTTDNWGNPAEWNEANVALRAKVKEESLSKLAETFTIGISGLDNNFAFLEMYWENSYVALKFEVPTQKNTLASIEKALAGPSAGDYFSSAQYLYQSNGDITTARMYVDKALELSKEKPFWYNRLKSLIQAKQGDKKGAIETAKISLAAAEIAKNEDYVKMNKDSISEWSKN from the coding sequence ATGAAAAAAATACTTATTGTATTAGCGATCATTATTGTACAATTTACAATTGAAGCCCAAGTAAAAACACCTCAGGGTAGTCCTAAGAGTACTTTAAACCAAATTGTTGGTTTGACAGATGTTGAAGTAGTTTATTCTCGTCCTTCTGCTAGAGGTAGAGCCGTATTTGGAAACTTGGTTCCTTTTGGAAAAGTTTGGAGATCGGGTGCAAACGAAAACACTACTGTATCTTTTAGCGATGATGTTATAATCGATGGGAAAACATTAAAAAAAGGGAAATACGCTTTATATACTATTCCAAATATTCAGAGTTGGGAAATTATCTTTTATAAAACGACAGACAATTGGGGAAATCCAGCGGAATGGAATGAAGCTAATGTAGCTTTAAGAGCTAAAGTAAAAGAAGAGTCTTTATCTAAACTTGCTGAAACGTTTACTATAGGGATTAGTGGATTAGATAATAATTTTGCATTCTTGGAAATGTACTGGGAGAATTCTTATGTTGCTTTAAAATTTGAAGTTCCAACACAAAAAAACACTCTTGCAAGTATAGAAAAAGCCTTGGCAGGTCCATCTGCAGGAGATTACTTTTCTTCGGCTCAATATTTATACCAGTCAAATGGTGATATTACAACTGCTAGAATGTATGTTGATAAAGCTTTAGAATTAAGCAAAGAAAAACCTTTTTGGTATAACCGTTTAAAATCTTTGATTCAAGCAAAACAAGGAGATAAAAAAGGAGCAATCGAAACAGCTAAGATTTCACTTGCTGCTGCTGAAATAGCTAAAAACGAGGATTACGTAAAAATGAATAAAGACAGCATATCTGAATGGTCTAAAAACTAA
- a CDS encoding geranylgeranylglycerol-phosphate geranylgeranyltransferase has translation MIFLKLIRYQNLLMLAFMQLLFRYGFLKMQNINLALSDWQYSLLVLSTVLLAAAGYVINNIFDQGTDTENKPNNVIVGKKISETTAYNIYAVLNISGVAIGFYLSNAISKPGFASLFILIAASLYLYATSLKQIMIVGNVIVALLLAFSVIIIGFFDIYPAINEENQRQMANLFSILFDYALFAFMINFIREIVKDLEDIKGDLSQEMKTLPIVLGVSKTTKLVFALGLIPIFSILIYINKYFISNDLLIITFYAFLFVVAPLIYFCIKIWTAKTKEDFHTLSLLLKWVLLFGIISVLILTLNIKHNA, from the coding sequence ATGATTTTTTTAAAACTCATTCGTTACCAAAACCTGCTGATGCTTGCTTTTATGCAATTGCTGTTTAGATATGGTTTTTTGAAAATGCAAAATATTAATTTAGCACTCTCTGACTGGCAATATAGTTTATTAGTTTTAAGCACTGTTTTACTGGCAGCAGCCGGTTATGTAATAAATAATATTTTTGACCAGGGAACAGATACAGAGAACAAACCAAATAATGTAATAGTAGGCAAAAAAATATCTGAAACAACCGCATACAATATTTACGCAGTATTAAACATTAGCGGTGTCGCAATTGGTTTTTATTTATCGAATGCAATATCAAAACCAGGTTTTGCCTCCCTTTTCATATTGATTGCAGCTTCCTTATACTTATATGCTACCAGCTTGAAACAAATTATGATTGTTGGGAATGTTATTGTAGCTTTATTACTTGCTTTCAGCGTGATTATAATTGGTTTTTTTGATATATATCCAGCCATTAATGAAGAGAATCAAAGGCAAATGGCTAATTTGTTTTCGATTCTTTTTGATTATGCCCTATTTGCTTTTATGATTAATTTTATTCGGGAAATCGTAAAAGATTTAGAAGATATAAAAGGAGACTTAAGTCAGGAAATGAAAACGTTACCCATCGTTTTAGGAGTGTCAAAAACTACAAAACTAGTTTTTGCTTTGGGATTGATTCCAATATTTTCCATATTGATATACATCAACAAATATTTTATTTCCAATGATTTATTAATCATCACATTTTACGCTTTTCTATTTGTCGTAGCACCCTTAATTTATTTTTGTATAAAAATATGGACTGCTAAAACAAAAGAAGATTTTCACACATTGAGTTTACTTCTAAAATGGGTACTCCTTTTCGGAATTATCTCAGTGCTTATTCTTACCTTAAATATAAAACACAATGCTTAA
- a CDS encoding sodium:solute symporter, whose translation MQLFDWIVLIGTLLFIVIYGSWKTKGSKNVEDFILGGNETPWYTVGLSVMATQASAITFLSTPGQAYHDGMGFVQFYFGLPIAMVVICLTFIPIYHKFKVYTAYEYLEQRFDVKTRSLAAILFLFQRGLGTGLTIYAPAIILSAILGWNLTYMNIVIGALVIIYTFSGGTKAVNVTQKQQTFVIMSGMFITFFLILHFLPNDMTFSNAIHIAGANDKMDILNFSTDPEEKYTFWSGITGGFFLALAYFGTDQSQVGRYLSGKSVRESQMGLIMNGLLKVPMQFFILLTGVMVFVFFQFNPVPLNFNPNNKITIEKSEYKEEYHVLEKKLETLSEDKKVVNLLYIDQLNQDYDNPILRKELVAISAKEKDLRDRAKEIILKADSSSETNDKDYVFFHFILNYLPKGLIGLLLAVIMSAAMSSTASGLNALASTTAIDIYKRNLKTVKSEKHYLNATKFFTLFWGIVAILFACIGTLFENLIQLVNIIGSIFYGTVLGIFLVGFYIKYVKAKAIFSSAVISQITIFIIYYFAIYIHPSGEEKLGYLWLNFIGAMLTIVLSSFMQWTIFRKEK comes from the coding sequence ATGCAACTATTCGATTGGATTGTACTTATTGGAACCTTATTATTTATTGTAATATACGGATCTTGGAAAACTAAAGGAAGTAAAAATGTAGAAGATTTTATTCTTGGAGGAAACGAAACACCATGGTATACAGTGGGACTTTCTGTTATGGCTACTCAAGCCAGTGCGATAACCTTTTTATCAACTCCCGGTCAGGCCTATCATGACGGAATGGGGTTTGTACAATTCTACTTTGGTTTACCCATTGCTATGGTTGTAATTTGTTTAACATTTATACCTATTTATCATAAATTCAAAGTTTACACCGCTTATGAATATCTCGAGCAACGATTTGATGTAAAAACACGTTCGCTTGCTGCTATCCTTTTCTTATTTCAAAGAGGATTAGGGACAGGATTAACCATATATGCGCCAGCGATAATATTATCGGCGATATTAGGTTGGAATCTTACTTACATGAATATTGTTATTGGGGCTTTAGTAATAATCTACACTTTTTCAGGTGGTACAAAAGCGGTGAATGTTACCCAAAAACAACAGACGTTTGTAATTATGTCTGGTATGTTCATTACATTCTTTCTTATTTTACACTTTTTACCAAATGATATGACTTTCAGCAATGCGATTCATATTGCTGGTGCAAATGATAAGATGGACATTCTAAATTTCTCAACAGATCCAGAGGAAAAATATACTTTTTGGAGTGGAATCACTGGTGGTTTCTTCTTGGCGCTAGCCTATTTTGGGACAGACCAATCACAAGTAGGTCGTTATTTATCAGGAAAATCTGTGCGTGAAAGTCAGATGGGATTAATAATGAACGGACTTTTAAAAGTGCCAATGCAATTCTTTATTTTATTGACTGGGGTAATGGTTTTTGTTTTTTTTCAATTCAATCCTGTTCCATTAAATTTTAATCCAAACAATAAAATAACAATTGAAAAATCCGAATACAAAGAGGAATACCACGTATTGGAAAAAAAATTAGAAACGCTTTCCGAGGATAAAAAAGTGGTTAATCTATTGTATATCGACCAACTAAATCAGGATTATGATAATCCTATATTGAGAAAAGAATTAGTTGCCATTTCAGCAAAAGAAAAAGATTTACGAGACCGAGCAAAAGAAATTATTCTTAAAGCCGACAGTTCCAGTGAAACTAATGATAAAGATTATGTCTTTTTTCATTTTATTCTAAATTACCTGCCTAAAGGACTTATTGGCTTGTTGCTTGCCGTAATTATGTCTGCAGCGATGTCTTCAACCGCTTCAGGATTAAACGCTCTGGCATCAACAACGGCTATAGATATTTACAAAAGAAATTTAAAGACGGTAAAATCAGAAAAACATTATCTGAATGCTACAAAATTCTTTACCTTGTTTTGGGGTATAGTGGCTATTCTTTTTGCCTGTATCGGAACCTTGTTTGAAAATTTGATTCAGTTGGTCAACATTATAGGCTCTATCTTCTATGGAACCGTATTGGGGATCTTCCTTGTAGGTTTTTATATAAAATATGTAAAAGCCAAAGCTATTTTTTCAAGTGCGGTTATTAGCCAAATCACCATTTTTATTATATACTACTTTGCTATTTACATTCACCCAAGCGGAGAAGAAAAATTGGGTTATTTATGGCTTAACTTTATAGGAGCTATGCTTACAATTGTCCTTTCTTCGTTTATGCAATGGACCATCTTTAGAAAAGAAAAATAA
- a CDS encoding PIG-L family deacetylase gives MQKQYYYIFLFLFFSFQILQAQQPKKPNSVEIYNQIQKLNFLGSVLYIAAHPDDENTRLISYLSNEKNARTAYLSLTRGDGGQNLIGPQLRELLGVIRTQELIEARKIDGGEQLFSRANDFGYSKNPAETLQIWDKEKVLSDIVWAIRKFQPDVIINRFDHRSPGTTHGHHTASAMLSVESFDLANNPTVYPEQLKLVKTWQPKRQFFNTSWWFYGGKEKFDAADKTNLVSLQTGVYYSSTGKSNQEIAALSRSRHQSQGFGSTGSRGEETEYLEFINGERLIDKTNLFEGIDTSWNRVKGGKSIGELLTVIASQFDFSNPSASIPALAKAYTMIQSLEDNNWKTLKSDEIKNTIAACSGLYLEAVSKDQEVTQGSLVKLKIEAINRSATPMQLMSMTTLPENKKTVVKTELKKNILNNINLELQLDSNIAYTQPYYLKEKGDEGMYTVNDQKNIGKPDIIREVKVVFNILIDGVEIPFERTVVYKFNDHVKGEIYNYLDIVPEVTTTIIDKISLFNNGKEKYIAVNIKAGKDNIKGNLQLELPEDWKVFPKQIPFEIEKNKAEKTVYFEVIAPKYPSEVTAKSIAIIDGKRYDREQTVINYDHITKQQVLKPAEAKFIKLDLKTNGQKIGYIMGAGDEVPESLTRMGYSVTLLNAEDITPEKLESLDVVITGIRAYNTVQELANKQAILFDFVKEGKTMMVQYNTLDENVPANIAPYPLKISRDRVTEENAEMRFLAPNHPVLNYPNKITTKDFEGWKQEQGLYYPNEFDKAFTPILSSNDKGEDPTNGALLIARYGKGHYIYTGLSFFRELPEGVSGAYRLLSNIISLKSDVNLPPQKIKQ, from the coding sequence ATGCAAAAACAGTATTACTACATATTTCTTTTTCTCTTTTTTTCTTTTCAAATACTACAAGCACAACAGCCTAAAAAACCGAATTCAGTAGAAATATACAACCAAATCCAGAAGCTTAATTTTCTGGGATCTGTACTTTATATTGCTGCGCACCCTGATGATGAGAATACGCGGCTGATTTCGTATTTATCGAATGAAAAAAATGCTCGAACAGCTTATTTATCTCTAACTCGCGGTGATGGTGGGCAAAATTTAATAGGACCACAATTAAGAGAATTATTAGGAGTAATTAGAACACAAGAACTTATTGAAGCCCGAAAAATTGACGGTGGAGAACAGCTATTTTCTCGTGCCAATGATTTTGGATATTCTAAAAATCCGGCAGAAACATTACAAATTTGGGATAAAGAAAAGGTTTTGTCCGATATCGTTTGGGCAATCAGAAAATTTCAACCAGATGTAATCATAAATCGTTTTGATCATCGCTCTCCGGGAACTACTCACGGACATCATACTGCCTCGGCAATGTTGAGTGTGGAAAGTTTTGATTTAGCTAATAATCCAACTGTTTATCCTGAACAACTAAAACTTGTAAAAACTTGGCAACCCAAACGCCAATTTTTCAATACTTCTTGGTGGTTTTATGGAGGGAAAGAAAAATTTGATGCTGCTGACAAGACAAATTTAGTTTCATTACAAACAGGCGTATATTATTCTTCAACTGGAAAATCAAATCAGGAAATTGCAGCATTGAGTAGAAGTCGTCATCAGTCACAAGGTTTTGGAAGTACAGGAAGTCGTGGTGAAGAAACTGAATATTTAGAATTCATCAATGGAGAACGATTAATAGACAAAACAAATCTTTTTGAGGGGATAGATACAAGTTGGAACCGAGTAAAAGGCGGAAAATCTATTGGAGAATTATTAACAGTTATAGCGTCTCAATTTGATTTCTCTAATCCATCTGCCAGTATTCCTGCTTTGGCGAAAGCCTACACTATGATACAATCATTAGAAGACAATAATTGGAAAACATTAAAATCTGATGAAATAAAAAATACAATTGCCGCTTGTTCCGGACTCTATCTCGAAGCTGTTTCAAAAGACCAGGAAGTTACACAGGGAAGCCTTGTCAAACTAAAAATTGAGGCAATTAATCGAAGTGCTACCCCAATGCAATTGATGAGTATGACGACTTTGCCTGAAAATAAAAAAACAGTTGTAAAGACGGAGCTTAAAAAAAATATTTTAAATAATATAAACCTTGAATTGCAATTAGATTCTAACATCGCTTACACCCAACCCTACTATTTAAAAGAAAAAGGAGATGAAGGAATGTATACGGTTAATGATCAAAAAAACATTGGAAAACCTGATATTATCCGAGAAGTAAAAGTGGTTTTCAATATTTTAATTGATGGAGTTGAAATTCCTTTTGAACGCACTGTGGTCTATAAATTTAATGATCATGTAAAAGGGGAAATTTATAATTATCTTGATATTGTTCCTGAAGTAACCACTACAATTATTGATAAAATATCCCTTTTTAACAATGGAAAAGAAAAATACATTGCAGTAAATATTAAAGCTGGTAAAGATAACATTAAGGGAAATTTACAGCTTGAACTACCTGAAGACTGGAAAGTATTTCCAAAACAAATTCCGTTTGAAATAGAAAAAAACAAGGCAGAAAAAACTGTGTATTTTGAAGTTATCGCTCCTAAATATCCTTCTGAAGTTACCGCTAAAAGTATAGCTATAATTGATGGTAAAAGATATGATAGAGAACAAACCGTAATTAATTACGATCACATCACAAAGCAGCAGGTACTAAAACCAGCCGAAGCTAAATTCATCAAACTGGATTTAAAAACTAACGGTCAAAAAATAGGTTATATTATGGGTGCAGGTGATGAAGTCCCTGAAAGCTTAACTCGAATGGGCTATAGTGTAACCTTACTGAATGCGGAGGATATTACACCAGAAAAACTAGAATCATTAGATGTAGTAATTACTGGAATTCGTGCCTATAATACTGTTCAGGAATTAGCTAACAAACAAGCTATTCTATTTGATTTTGTAAAAGAAGGAAAAACTATGATGGTGCAATACAATACTCTAGATGAGAATGTACCCGCCAATATAGCTCCTTATCCTTTAAAAATTTCTAGAGATAGAGTAACTGAAGAAAATGCCGAAATGCGGTTTTTAGCTCCAAATCATCCCGTTTTAAATTACCCTAATAAAATCACGACAAAAGATTTTGAAGGATGGAAACAAGAACAAGGGTTGTACTATCCAAACGAATTTGACAAGGCTTTCACTCCTATTTTATCTTCAAACGATAAAGGGGAAGACCCTACAAATGGCGCTTTGTTAATTGCTCGCTATGGTAAAGGACATTACATCTATACAGGTTTAAGTTTTTTTAGAGAATTACCAGAGGGCGTTTCAGGAGCATATCGATTGTTATCAAATATAATCTCCTTAAAATCTGATGTAAATCTTCCACCTCAAAAGATAAAACAATAA